A genomic region of Venturia canescens isolate UGA chromosome 7, ASM1945775v1, whole genome shotgun sequence contains the following coding sequences:
- the kar gene encoding monocarboxylate transporter 10 isoform X3, which produces MTIDGSADSSVDSSAISRLRDDQVCSMKNTEKSYEPPAPKGGEENQFLTNVQHSKISILPEKYKSSKTSLPPDDDSNDFDSKKNTDSQENSDTDEHSPPDGGIRAWMIMLGSFMINGILFSVINTYSLIYVELQKRLEESGETEASSKAALVGSLTIGTTFFLSPVAGILTDKFGIQLTTFLGGAFAFGGMLLASLFSHKVEILYLTYGVMYGFGASLAYTPSLVILGHYFKRYLGLVNGIVTAGSSVFTIIMPYIIEPLLKRFGLVGTLRSLAILTSVVMACAVLFKPVPLKKAAEVRQIEAKKVDFCLKLKEVVNVSIWKKKKYVVWASAIPLALFGYFVPYVHIGKFVAITFKDADKKLPVMCIGITSGIGRLVFGYIADLPRVNRILLQQISFVSIGILTMLLPVTPTFGLLLLIALCMGLFDGCFISLLGPIAFDICGQKGATQAIGFLLGMCSIPLTVGPPIAGRLFDRTGSYELPFILAGLPPIVGALAMFLVRCVKDEKKANGDLQGNLQNGDDGVGESIKSSVMEIGVSVQQEVTFFHTSREVYESSRTRG; this is translated from the exons ATGACGATCGACGGGAGCGCCGATTCGAGCGTCGATTCAAGTGCGATCAGTCGTTTACGCGATGACCAAGTTTGCTCGATGAAAAATACGGAAAAAAGTTACGAGCCTCCGGCTCCAAAAGGGGGAGAGGAGAATCAATTTTTGACCAACGTTCAACATTCGAAAATATCTATTTTaccagaaaaatataaatcctCTAAAACGAGTCTTCCGCCCGACGATGACTCCAACGATTTcgacagtaaaaaaaataccgaTTCACAAGAAAATTCAGACACCGACGAACATTCGCCACCTGATGGAGGAATTCGCGCCTGGATGATCATGCTCGGCAGCTTTATGATCAATGGCATTTTGTTTAGCGTTATTAATACTTACTCCCTCATTTACGTTGAATTACAAAAACGATTGGAGGAATCCGGCGAAACTGAAGCTTCTTCCAAAGCCG CTTTGGTCGGCTCGCTGACGATAggcacaactttttttttgtccccCGTCGCGGGAATATTGACCGACAAATTCGGCATTCAATTGACTACTTTTTTGGGCGGAGCTTTCGCGTTTGGTGGAATGTTATTGGCCTCCCTGTTTTCTCACAAG GTGGAAATTCTGTACCTGACTTACGGAGTGATGTACGGATTCGGGGCGAGTTTGGCTTACACACCGAGTTTGGTTATCCTCGGGCATTATTTCAAGCGATACCTTGGCCTGGTGAACGGGATCGTCACAGCTGGAAGTTCAGTTTTTACCATTATAATGCCTTACATAATTGAGCCGTTGCTCAAACGTTTTGGTCTCGTGGGTACTCTCAGAAGTTTGGCGATCCTCACTTCGGTCGTAATGGCTTGTGCTGTCCTCTTCAAACCCGTGCCTC TTAAAAAAGCCGCTGAAGTTCGACAAATCGAGGCGAAGAAAGTAGATTTTTGTTTGAAGCTTAAAGAAGTCGTGAATGTTTCaatttggaaaaagaaaaaatacgtcgTCTGGGCCAGTGCAATTCCTCTCGCTCTATTCGG ATATTTCGTGCCCTACGTTCACATAGGAAAATTCGTTGCCATTACGTTCAAGGATGCCGATAAAAAATTGCCGGTCATGTGTATTGGCATTACTTCCGGTATTGGACGACTCGTGTTCGGCTACATCGCTGACTTGCCCCGGGTCAATAGAATTTTGCTGCAACAG ATTTCGTTCGTTAGTATCGGCATTTTGACAATGCTGTTACCGGTAACTCCTACTTTCGGTTTATTGCTCCTGATTGCCCTTTGTATGGGCCTTTTCGACGGATGTTTCATATCGCTTTTGGGTCCAATCGCATTCGATATTTGTGGCCAGAAAGGCGCTACTCAAGCCATTGGCTTTTTGCTGGGAATGTGCTCAATACCATTGACCGTAGGCCCGCCAATAGCAGGTCGTCTTTTCGATCGAACAG GATCTTACGAATTGCCTTTCATACTGGCTGGACTTCCGCCGATAGTCGGCGCTTTGGCAATGTTTCTAGTCAGGTGTGtcaaagacgagaaaaaagcgaACGGAGATCTCCAGGGAAATCTGCAAAATG GGGATGATGGTGTCGGTGAGAGCATTAAATCGTCGGTAATGGAAATTGGTGTATCGGTACAACAGGAAG TCACGTTTTTTCACACGAGCCGAGAAGTTTACGAAAGTTCACGGACCCGGGGATAA
- the kar gene encoding monocarboxylate transporter 10 isoform X1 produces MTIDGSADSSVDSSAISRLRDDQVCSMKNTEKSYEPPAPKGGEENQFLTNVQHSKISILPEKYKSSKTSLPPDDDSNDFDSKKNTDSQENSDTDEHSPPDGGIRAWMIMLGSFMINGILFSVINTYSLIYVELQKRLEESGETEASSKAALVGSLTIGTTFFLSPVAGILTDKFGIQLTTFLGGAFAFGGMLLASLFSHKVEILYLTYGVMYGFGASLAYTPSLVILGHYFKRYLGLVNGIVTAGSSVFTIIMPYIIEPLLKRFGLVGTLRSLAILTSVVMACAVLFKPVPLKKAAEVRQIEAKKVDFCLKLKEVVNVSIWKKKKYVVWASAIPLALFGYFVPYVHIGKFVAITFKDADKKLPVMCIGITSGIGRLVFGYIADLPRVNRILLQQISFVSIGILTMLLPVTPTFGLLLLIALCMGLFDGCFISLLGPIAFDICGQKGATQAIGFLLGMCSIPLTVGPPIAGRLFDRTGSYELPFILAGLPPIVGALAMFLVRCVKDEKKANGDLQGNLQNGDDGVGESIKSSVMEIGVSVQQEGRSAKETLPCRLLNAPARISSCYYLQSFSSCTKYDQSRFFTRAEKFTKVHGPGDNSESAPLLIGLNRRPEFTRTYNFNGSPASSLLLTY; encoded by the exons ATGACGATCGACGGGAGCGCCGATTCGAGCGTCGATTCAAGTGCGATCAGTCGTTTACGCGATGACCAAGTTTGCTCGATGAAAAATACGGAAAAAAGTTACGAGCCTCCGGCTCCAAAAGGGGGAGAGGAGAATCAATTTTTGACCAACGTTCAACATTCGAAAATATCTATTTTaccagaaaaatataaatcctCTAAAACGAGTCTTCCGCCCGACGATGACTCCAACGATTTcgacagtaaaaaaaataccgaTTCACAAGAAAATTCAGACACCGACGAACATTCGCCACCTGATGGAGGAATTCGCGCCTGGATGATCATGCTCGGCAGCTTTATGATCAATGGCATTTTGTTTAGCGTTATTAATACTTACTCCCTCATTTACGTTGAATTACAAAAACGATTGGAGGAATCCGGCGAAACTGAAGCTTCTTCCAAAGCCG CTTTGGTCGGCTCGCTGACGATAggcacaactttttttttgtccccCGTCGCGGGAATATTGACCGACAAATTCGGCATTCAATTGACTACTTTTTTGGGCGGAGCTTTCGCGTTTGGTGGAATGTTATTGGCCTCCCTGTTTTCTCACAAG GTGGAAATTCTGTACCTGACTTACGGAGTGATGTACGGATTCGGGGCGAGTTTGGCTTACACACCGAGTTTGGTTATCCTCGGGCATTATTTCAAGCGATACCTTGGCCTGGTGAACGGGATCGTCACAGCTGGAAGTTCAGTTTTTACCATTATAATGCCTTACATAATTGAGCCGTTGCTCAAACGTTTTGGTCTCGTGGGTACTCTCAGAAGTTTGGCGATCCTCACTTCGGTCGTAATGGCTTGTGCTGTCCTCTTCAAACCCGTGCCTC TTAAAAAAGCCGCTGAAGTTCGACAAATCGAGGCGAAGAAAGTAGATTTTTGTTTGAAGCTTAAAGAAGTCGTGAATGTTTCaatttggaaaaagaaaaaatacgtcgTCTGGGCCAGTGCAATTCCTCTCGCTCTATTCGG ATATTTCGTGCCCTACGTTCACATAGGAAAATTCGTTGCCATTACGTTCAAGGATGCCGATAAAAAATTGCCGGTCATGTGTATTGGCATTACTTCCGGTATTGGACGACTCGTGTTCGGCTACATCGCTGACTTGCCCCGGGTCAATAGAATTTTGCTGCAACAG ATTTCGTTCGTTAGTATCGGCATTTTGACAATGCTGTTACCGGTAACTCCTACTTTCGGTTTATTGCTCCTGATTGCCCTTTGTATGGGCCTTTTCGACGGATGTTTCATATCGCTTTTGGGTCCAATCGCATTCGATATTTGTGGCCAGAAAGGCGCTACTCAAGCCATTGGCTTTTTGCTGGGAATGTGCTCAATACCATTGACCGTAGGCCCGCCAATAGCAGGTCGTCTTTTCGATCGAACAG GATCTTACGAATTGCCTTTCATACTGGCTGGACTTCCGCCGATAGTCGGCGCTTTGGCAATGTTTCTAGTCAGGTGTGtcaaagacgagaaaaaagcgaACGGAGATCTCCAGGGAAATCTGCAAAATG GGGATGATGGTGTCGGTGAGAGCATTAAATCGTCGGTAATGGAAATTGGTGTATCGGTACAACAGGAAGGTAGGTCGGCAAAGGAAACATTGCCGTGTAGACTGCTTAATGCGCCTGCGAGAATTTCGAGCTGTTATTATCTTCAGAGTTTTTCTTCTTGCACGAAATACGATCAGTCACGTTTTTTCACACGAGCCGAGAAGTTTACGAAAGTTCACGGACCCGGGGATAACTCCGAGAGTGCTCCACTTCTCATTGGATTAAACAGGAGGCCTGAATTCACGAGAACGTACAATTTCAACGGGAGCCCGGCATCCTCGCTACTTTTAACTTattga
- the kar gene encoding monocarboxylate transporter 10 isoform X2, with protein MTIDGSADSSVDSSAISRLRDDQVCSMKNTEKSYEPPAPKGGEENQFLTNVQHSKISILPEKYKSSKTSLPPDDDSNDFDSKKNTDSQENSDTDEHSPPDGGIRAWMIMLGSFMINGILFSVINTYSLIYVELQKRLEESGETEASSKAALVGSLTIGTTFFLSPVAGILTDKFGIQLTTFLGGAFAFGGMLLASLFSHKVEILYLTYGVMYGFGASLAYTPSLVILGHYFKRYLGLVNGIVTAGSSVFTIIMPYIIEPLLKRFGLVGTLRSLAILTSVVMACAVLFKPVPLKKAAEVRQIEAKKVDFCLKLKEVVNVSIWKKKKYVVWASAIPLALFGYFVPYVHIGKFVAITFKDADKKLPVMCIGITSGIGRLVFGYIADLPRVNRILLQQISFVSIGILTMLLPVTPTFGLLLLIALCMGLFDGCFISLLGPIAFDICGQKGATQAIGFLLGMCSIPLTVGPPIAGRLFDRTGSYELPFILAGLPPIVGALAMFLVRCVKDEKKANGDLQGNLQNGDDGVGESIKSSVMEIGVSVQQEEGRELENLCNNGNAIVNA; from the exons ATGACGATCGACGGGAGCGCCGATTCGAGCGTCGATTCAAGTGCGATCAGTCGTTTACGCGATGACCAAGTTTGCTCGATGAAAAATACGGAAAAAAGTTACGAGCCTCCGGCTCCAAAAGGGGGAGAGGAGAATCAATTTTTGACCAACGTTCAACATTCGAAAATATCTATTTTaccagaaaaatataaatcctCTAAAACGAGTCTTCCGCCCGACGATGACTCCAACGATTTcgacagtaaaaaaaataccgaTTCACAAGAAAATTCAGACACCGACGAACATTCGCCACCTGATGGAGGAATTCGCGCCTGGATGATCATGCTCGGCAGCTTTATGATCAATGGCATTTTGTTTAGCGTTATTAATACTTACTCCCTCATTTACGTTGAATTACAAAAACGATTGGAGGAATCCGGCGAAACTGAAGCTTCTTCCAAAGCCG CTTTGGTCGGCTCGCTGACGATAggcacaactttttttttgtccccCGTCGCGGGAATATTGACCGACAAATTCGGCATTCAATTGACTACTTTTTTGGGCGGAGCTTTCGCGTTTGGTGGAATGTTATTGGCCTCCCTGTTTTCTCACAAG GTGGAAATTCTGTACCTGACTTACGGAGTGATGTACGGATTCGGGGCGAGTTTGGCTTACACACCGAGTTTGGTTATCCTCGGGCATTATTTCAAGCGATACCTTGGCCTGGTGAACGGGATCGTCACAGCTGGAAGTTCAGTTTTTACCATTATAATGCCTTACATAATTGAGCCGTTGCTCAAACGTTTTGGTCTCGTGGGTACTCTCAGAAGTTTGGCGATCCTCACTTCGGTCGTAATGGCTTGTGCTGTCCTCTTCAAACCCGTGCCTC TTAAAAAAGCCGCTGAAGTTCGACAAATCGAGGCGAAGAAAGTAGATTTTTGTTTGAAGCTTAAAGAAGTCGTGAATGTTTCaatttggaaaaagaaaaaatacgtcgTCTGGGCCAGTGCAATTCCTCTCGCTCTATTCGG ATATTTCGTGCCCTACGTTCACATAGGAAAATTCGTTGCCATTACGTTCAAGGATGCCGATAAAAAATTGCCGGTCATGTGTATTGGCATTACTTCCGGTATTGGACGACTCGTGTTCGGCTACATCGCTGACTTGCCCCGGGTCAATAGAATTTTGCTGCAACAG ATTTCGTTCGTTAGTATCGGCATTTTGACAATGCTGTTACCGGTAACTCCTACTTTCGGTTTATTGCTCCTGATTGCCCTTTGTATGGGCCTTTTCGACGGATGTTTCATATCGCTTTTGGGTCCAATCGCATTCGATATTTGTGGCCAGAAAGGCGCTACTCAAGCCATTGGCTTTTTGCTGGGAATGTGCTCAATACCATTGACCGTAGGCCCGCCAATAGCAGGTCGTCTTTTCGATCGAACAG GATCTTACGAATTGCCTTTCATACTGGCTGGACTTCCGCCGATAGTCGGCGCTTTGGCAATGTTTCTAGTCAGGTGTGtcaaagacgagaaaaaagcgaACGGAGATCTCCAGGGAAATCTGCAAAATG GGGATGATGGTGTCGGTGAGAGCATTAAATCGTCGGTAATGGAAATTGGTGTATCGGTACAACAGGAAG AAGGACGAGAGCTGGAAAATTTATGCAACAATGGCAACGCTATAGTGAACGCGTAG
- the kar gene encoding monocarboxylate transporter 10 isoform X4, which yields MTIDGSADSSVDSSAISRLRDDQVCSMKNTEKSYEPPAPKGGEENQFLTNVQHSKISILPEKYKSSKTSLPPDDDSNDFDSKKNTDSQENSDTDEHSPPDGGIRAWMIMLGSFMINGILFSVINTYSLIYVELQKRLEESGETEASSKAALVGSLTIGTTFFLSPVAGILTDKFGIQLTTFLGGAFAFGGMLLASLFSHKVEILYLTYGVMYGFGASLAYTPSLVILGHYFKRYLGLVNGIVTAGSSVFTIIMPYIIEPLLKRFGLVGTLRSLAILTSVVMACAVLFKPVPLKKAAEVRQIEAKKVDFCLKLKEVVNVSIWKKKKYVVWASAIPLALFGYFVPYVHIGKFVAITFKDADKKLPVMCIGITSGIGRLVFGYIADLPRVNRILLQQISFVSIGILTMLLPVTPTFGLLLLIALCMGLFDGCFISLLGPIAFDICGQKGATQAIGFLLGMCSIPLTVGPPIAGRLFDRTGSYELPFILAGLPPIVGALAMFLVRCVKDEKKANGDLQGNLQNEGRELENLCNNGNAIVNA from the exons ATGACGATCGACGGGAGCGCCGATTCGAGCGTCGATTCAAGTGCGATCAGTCGTTTACGCGATGACCAAGTTTGCTCGATGAAAAATACGGAAAAAAGTTACGAGCCTCCGGCTCCAAAAGGGGGAGAGGAGAATCAATTTTTGACCAACGTTCAACATTCGAAAATATCTATTTTaccagaaaaatataaatcctCTAAAACGAGTCTTCCGCCCGACGATGACTCCAACGATTTcgacagtaaaaaaaataccgaTTCACAAGAAAATTCAGACACCGACGAACATTCGCCACCTGATGGAGGAATTCGCGCCTGGATGATCATGCTCGGCAGCTTTATGATCAATGGCATTTTGTTTAGCGTTATTAATACTTACTCCCTCATTTACGTTGAATTACAAAAACGATTGGAGGAATCCGGCGAAACTGAAGCTTCTTCCAAAGCCG CTTTGGTCGGCTCGCTGACGATAggcacaactttttttttgtccccCGTCGCGGGAATATTGACCGACAAATTCGGCATTCAATTGACTACTTTTTTGGGCGGAGCTTTCGCGTTTGGTGGAATGTTATTGGCCTCCCTGTTTTCTCACAAG GTGGAAATTCTGTACCTGACTTACGGAGTGATGTACGGATTCGGGGCGAGTTTGGCTTACACACCGAGTTTGGTTATCCTCGGGCATTATTTCAAGCGATACCTTGGCCTGGTGAACGGGATCGTCACAGCTGGAAGTTCAGTTTTTACCATTATAATGCCTTACATAATTGAGCCGTTGCTCAAACGTTTTGGTCTCGTGGGTACTCTCAGAAGTTTGGCGATCCTCACTTCGGTCGTAATGGCTTGTGCTGTCCTCTTCAAACCCGTGCCTC TTAAAAAAGCCGCTGAAGTTCGACAAATCGAGGCGAAGAAAGTAGATTTTTGTTTGAAGCTTAAAGAAGTCGTGAATGTTTCaatttggaaaaagaaaaaatacgtcgTCTGGGCCAGTGCAATTCCTCTCGCTCTATTCGG ATATTTCGTGCCCTACGTTCACATAGGAAAATTCGTTGCCATTACGTTCAAGGATGCCGATAAAAAATTGCCGGTCATGTGTATTGGCATTACTTCCGGTATTGGACGACTCGTGTTCGGCTACATCGCTGACTTGCCCCGGGTCAATAGAATTTTGCTGCAACAG ATTTCGTTCGTTAGTATCGGCATTTTGACAATGCTGTTACCGGTAACTCCTACTTTCGGTTTATTGCTCCTGATTGCCCTTTGTATGGGCCTTTTCGACGGATGTTTCATATCGCTTTTGGGTCCAATCGCATTCGATATTTGTGGCCAGAAAGGCGCTACTCAAGCCATTGGCTTTTTGCTGGGAATGTGCTCAATACCATTGACCGTAGGCCCGCCAATAGCAGGTCGTCTTTTCGATCGAACAG GATCTTACGAATTGCCTTTCATACTGGCTGGACTTCCGCCGATAGTCGGCGCTTTGGCAATGTTTCTAGTCAGGTGTGtcaaagacgagaaaaaagcgaACGGAGATCTCCAGGGAAATCTGCAAAATG AAGGACGAGAGCTGGAAAATTTATGCAACAATGGCAACGCTATAGTGAACGCGTAG